One Streptomyces coeruleorubidus DNA segment encodes these proteins:
- a CDS encoding TIGR02234 family membrane protein, producing the protein MGYVTAAPHSRSEAAGSGRSGRRSLAVALLCGALGAAVALLATRQRWAEGTATVAGGAFPLTAKGSDVTGVPAALAVVGLAALVAVFAVRRAGRVVVAALLALSGAGIVVAALLGASDGSALDEQAAQASGDTSASVDTLSHTAWPYVAAVGGVLLLLAGLLALRYGRLWPAMSGRYERGGTPQPRRKAPAVDPDRPEDLWKALDRGEDPTGA; encoded by the coding sequence GTGGGGTACGTGACTGCTGCACCTCACTCCCGTTCCGAAGCCGCCGGATCCGGCCGGTCCGGCCGCCGGAGCCTCGCCGTCGCGCTGCTGTGCGGCGCGCTCGGCGCGGCCGTGGCGCTGCTCGCCACCCGGCAGCGCTGGGCGGAGGGCACCGCGACGGTGGCCGGCGGCGCCTTCCCCCTGACCGCCAAGGGCAGCGACGTCACGGGCGTCCCCGCGGCGCTCGCCGTGGTGGGCCTCGCCGCGCTCGTCGCCGTCTTCGCCGTCCGCCGGGCCGGCCGCGTCGTCGTGGCCGCGCTGCTGGCGCTCTCCGGCGCGGGCATCGTCGTCGCAGCCCTGCTCGGCGCATCGGACGGCTCCGCACTCGACGAACAGGCCGCCCAGGCCTCCGGCGACACCTCCGCCTCCGTGGACACCCTCAGCCACACCGCCTGGCCGTACGTCGCGGCCGTCGGCGGCGTCCTGCTCCTCCTGGCCGGACTGCTCGCCCTGCGCTACGGCCGGCTGTGGCCCGCGATGTCCGGCCGCTACGAACGGGGCGGCACACCCCAGCCGCGCCGCAAGGCCCCCGCCGTCGACCCCGACCGGCCCGAGGACCTGTGGAAGGCACTCGACCGGGGCGAGGACCCGACCGGAGCCTGA
- a CDS encoding anthranilate synthase component I produces the protein MDLETFRKLATDRRVIPVTRKLLADGDTPVALYRKLAAERSGTFLLESAENGRSWSRYSFVGVRSAATLTERDGQAHWLGAPPVGVPVDGDPLAALRATIQALHTPHQDGLPPFTGGMVGYLGYDIVRRLEKIGPGERDDLELPELTMLLTSDLAVMDHWEGSVLLIANAINHNDLETGVDEAYADAVARLDAMQADLSRAVAQPPAALPPSELPEYSALWGGPEFQEAVEDIKERIRAGEAFQVVPSQRFETPCTASALDVYRVLRATNPSPYMYLFRFDGFDVVGSSPEALVKVEDGRAMVHPIAGTRWRGATPQEDQALADELLADPKERAEHLMLVDLGRNDLGRVCEPGSVEVVDFMSIERYSHVMHIVSTVTGRVAPGRTAFDVLTACFPAGTLSGAPKPRAMQIIDELEPSRRGLYGGCVGYLDFAGDSDTAIAIRTALLRDGTAYVQAGAGIVADSDPVAEDTECRNKAAAVLRAVHTANRLGKA, from the coding sequence ATGGACCTCGAGACGTTCCGCAAGCTCGCCACCGACCGGCGGGTCATCCCGGTCACCCGCAAACTCCTCGCCGACGGCGACACCCCGGTCGCGCTCTACCGCAAGCTCGCCGCCGAGCGATCGGGCACCTTCCTGCTGGAGTCCGCGGAGAACGGCCGCTCGTGGTCCCGCTACTCGTTCGTGGGCGTGCGGTCGGCGGCGACGCTGACCGAGCGCGACGGACAGGCCCACTGGCTCGGCGCCCCGCCCGTCGGTGTCCCGGTCGACGGCGACCCCCTCGCCGCGCTGCGCGCCACCATCCAGGCGCTGCACACCCCCCACCAGGACGGACTGCCGCCCTTCACCGGCGGCATGGTCGGCTACCTCGGCTACGACATCGTCCGCCGCCTGGAGAAGATCGGCCCCGGCGAGCGCGACGACCTCGAGCTACCCGAGCTGACCATGCTCCTCACCAGCGACCTCGCCGTGATGGACCACTGGGAGGGCTCGGTCCTGCTGATCGCCAACGCGATCAACCACAACGACCTGGAGACCGGCGTCGACGAGGCCTACGCGGACGCCGTGGCCCGCCTCGACGCCATGCAGGCCGACCTCTCCCGCGCGGTCGCCCAGCCCCCGGCCGCGCTCCCGCCCTCCGAACTCCCCGAGTATTCCGCGCTGTGGGGCGGCCCCGAGTTCCAGGAGGCCGTCGAGGACATCAAGGAGCGCATCCGGGCCGGCGAGGCCTTCCAGGTGGTCCCCTCCCAGCGCTTCGAGACGCCGTGCACGGCGAGCGCGCTGGACGTCTACCGGGTCCTGAGGGCCACCAACCCGTCCCCGTACATGTACCTGTTCCGCTTCGACGGGTTCGACGTCGTCGGCTCCTCCCCCGAGGCCCTGGTCAAGGTCGAGGACGGCCGCGCCATGGTCCACCCCATCGCCGGCACCCGCTGGCGCGGCGCCACCCCGCAGGAGGACCAGGCCCTCGCCGACGAACTGCTCGCCGACCCCAAGGAGCGCGCCGAGCACCTCATGCTCGTCGACCTCGGCCGCAACGACCTGGGGCGGGTCTGCGAGCCCGGCTCCGTCGAGGTCGTCGACTTCATGTCCATCGAGCGGTACTCGCACGTCATGCACATCGTCTCGACGGTGACGGGCCGCGTCGCCCCGGGCCGCACCGCCTTCGACGTCCTCACCGCCTGCTTCCCGGCCGGCACCCTCTCCGGCGCCCCGAAGCCCCGCGCCATGCAGATCATCGACGAACTCGAACCATCCAGGCGCGGGCTGTACGGCGGCTGCGTCGGCTACCTCGACTTCGCGGGCGACTCCGACACCGCCATCGCCATCCGCACGGCCCTCCTCAGGGACGGCACCGCCTACGTCCAGGCGGGCGCGGGCATCGTCGCCGACTCCGACCCGGTCGCCGAGGACACCGAGTGCCGCAACAAGGCGGCGGCGGTCCTCAGGGCCGTACACACGGCGAACCGGCTGGGAAAGGCCTGA
- the hisI gene encoding phosphoribosyl-AMP cyclohydrolase: MTSMSPRPSRLDPEIAARLKRSADGLLPAIAQQYDTGEVLMLGWMDDEALHRTLTTGRCTYWSRSRREYWVKGDTSGHFQWVKSVALDCDADTVLVKVDQVGAACHTGARTCFDTDVLLKDGGCDHSATDQ; encoded by the coding sequence ATGACCAGCATGTCCCCCCGGCCCAGCCGTCTCGACCCGGAGATCGCAGCCCGCCTCAAGCGCAGCGCCGACGGCCTCCTGCCCGCCATCGCCCAGCAGTACGACACCGGAGAGGTGCTCATGCTCGGCTGGATGGACGACGAGGCGCTGCACCGCACCCTGACCACCGGCCGGTGCACGTACTGGTCCCGCAGCCGCCGGGAGTACTGGGTCAAGGGCGACACCTCCGGCCACTTCCAGTGGGTGAAGTCCGTCGCCCTCGACTGCGACGCCGACACGGTCCTGGTGAAGGTCGACCAGGTCGGCGCCGCCTGCCACACCGGCGCGCGCACCTGCTTCGACACCGACGTGCTCCTCAAGGACGGCGGCTGCGACCACTCCGCGACGGATCAGTAA
- a CDS encoding TIGR03085 family metal-binding protein gives MSTHAKRERLLLADLLETAGPDAPTLCEGWTTRDLAAHVVVRERRPDAAGGILIKQLAPRLDRVMAEYTDKPYEELIQLIRTGPPRFSPFSLKPVDEMSNIIEYYVHTEDVRRAQPDWSPRELDPVFQDALWSRLERTARLMGRGVTTGLVLRRPDGQTVVAHRGTPVVTVTGEPSELVLFSYGRQSKAKVELDGDEEAIAKLHETKQLGI, from the coding sequence ATGTCGACCCATGCCAAGCGTGAACGACTTCTCCTCGCCGATCTGTTGGAGACCGCGGGCCCGGACGCGCCCACCCTGTGCGAGGGCTGGACGACCCGGGACCTCGCCGCCCACGTGGTGGTGCGCGAGCGCCGCCCGGACGCCGCCGGCGGGATACTGATCAAGCAGCTCGCGCCGCGCCTGGACCGGGTGATGGCGGAGTACACCGACAAGCCGTACGAGGAGCTGATCCAGCTGATCCGTACGGGCCCGCCGCGTTTCTCGCCCTTCTCGCTCAAGCCGGTCGACGAGATGTCGAACATCATCGAGTACTACGTCCACACGGAGGACGTGCGACGGGCCCAGCCCGACTGGTCGCCGCGCGAGCTCGACCCGGTCTTCCAGGACGCCCTCTGGTCCCGGCTGGAGCGCACGGCCCGGCTGATGGGGCGTGGCGTGACGACGGGCCTGGTGCTGCGCCGCCCGGACGGCCAGACGGTCGTCGCCCACCGGGGCACGCCGGTGGTCACGGTGACGGGTGAGCCCTCCGAGCTGGTGCTGTTCTCCTACGGCCGGCAGAGCAAGGCCAAGGTCGAGCTGGACGGCGACGAGGAGGCGATCGCGAAGCTGCACGAGACGAAGCAGCTCGGGATCTGA
- the hisF gene encoding imidazole glycerol phosphate synthase subunit HisF, translating to MTLAVRVIPCLDVDNGRVVKGVNFQNLRDAGDPVEMAKVYDAEGADELTFLDITASSGNRETTYDVVRRTAEQVFIPLTVGGGVRAAEDVDKLLRAGADKVGVNTAAIARPELIREIAERFGRQVLVLSVDARRTESGSFEVTTHGGRRGTGIDAVEWAHQAAELGAGEILLNSMDADGTKDGYDLEMIAAVRGHVTVPVIASGGAGKLADFPPAIAAGADAVLAASVFHFGDLRIGEVKETLREAGHPVR from the coding sequence ATGACCCTGGCGGTCCGAGTCATCCCCTGCCTGGACGTGGACAACGGCCGGGTCGTCAAGGGCGTCAACTTCCAGAACCTGCGCGACGCGGGCGACCCCGTCGAGATGGCCAAGGTGTACGACGCCGAGGGCGCCGACGAGCTGACGTTCCTGGACATCACCGCCTCGTCGGGCAACCGCGAGACGACCTACGACGTCGTGCGCCGCACGGCCGAGCAGGTGTTCATCCCGCTCACGGTCGGCGGCGGGGTGCGCGCCGCGGAGGACGTGGACAAGCTGCTGCGGGCCGGCGCGGACAAGGTCGGCGTCAACACGGCCGCGATCGCCCGCCCGGAGCTGATCCGGGAGATCGCGGAACGCTTCGGCCGCCAGGTCCTGGTCCTCTCGGTGGACGCCCGCCGCACCGAGTCCGGATCCTTCGAGGTGACCACCCACGGCGGCCGTCGCGGTACCGGCATCGACGCCGTCGAGTGGGCCCACCAGGCCGCGGAGCTGGGCGCCGGCGAGATCCTGCTCAACTCCATGGACGCGGACGGCACCAAGGACGGCTACGACCTGGAGATGATCGCGGCCGTGCGGGGGCACGTGACCGTCCCGGTCATCGCCTCGGGCGGCGCGGGCAAGCTGGCGGACTTCCCGCCGGCCATCGCGGCGGGCGCGGACGCGGTGCTGGCCGCGTCGGTGTTCCACTTCGGTGATCTGCGCATCGGCGAGGTCAAGGAGACGCTGCGGGAGGCGGGTCACCCCGTGCGGTGA